Proteins from one Podospora pseudoanserina strain CBS 124.78 chromosome 1, whole genome shotgun sequence genomic window:
- a CDS encoding hypothetical protein (EggNog:ENOG503NWE8; COG:S) — protein sequence MTVDAILRDVSKSPLSSWWLEKFDTDVVPNIYVSPVQSRLQYPAYHLTCYLEPNSHYARTLTTASDSKNSGIEEREIREIAKDILSRLNKWSMRLDLRHVLQGVTIGSRFRLDDTNGMTGDVAGIWLAPNYELHKRYLPMSRLTELWKPYIASSELPPLIDFNVLRSRRRLHNSISEVLLPSGEVVIFKSVIRVVASMYHEMRELLRMPPHPNIMSRPQYIVTRRVSGAEQPIVCGFILRYLPGGSLLEWLTTNQSEPAVYHPLLLQTKIKWIRQIILALGHLYGPAKSFHSALRPDNIVIDENDNIVLVDFEQRGSSRRWQAPPLWREDRLSQVAADNPDWAESRILATQDLYGIGTRTGTYCQWIATLVAGIALPEEAVSIQTTTICFQCAVLGALVVITLRGSIAQPGVLIIVPLVFGGFVATQTFEQGTTNLVGLTGAASLNSYGTHGRLREYWIHQANTLALSHPCPFAAFGSVIVNHTTGNPQGTLICTGANQNSRTGNPTLHGEMAAISNCSSLFVSSAYNMTPAESLAAFKQLTLYTNAESCPMCAAAVRWAGLREYIYGVSIKELIELGWGQLDIGSEEVIGSGVGMRDKDPEVVLGGVGREESKRQFGWQCAGGECPAGCERGEGIGDCLPVERGVV from the exons ATGACAGTGGATGCAATCCTTCGTGACGTCTCTAAGTCTCCATTGAGTAGTTGGTGGCTCGAAAAGTTCGACACTGACGTCGTCCCCAACATTTATGTTTCGCCAGTGCAAAGCAGGCTCCAGTACCCGGCCTACCACCTAACATGCTATCTAGAGCCAAACAGCCACTACGCCCGGACTCTGACCACGGCATCGGATAGCAAAAACTCGGGCATCGAGGAAAGAGAGATACGAGAGATTGCCAAAGACATTTTGTCTCGTCTCAATAAATGGAGCATGAGGTTGGACCTTAGGCATGTTCTCCAGGGCGTGACCATCGGGTCGAGATTCCGGCTTGATGACACCAACGGTATGACGGGCGACGTTGCCGGAATATGGCTTGCGCCCAACTACGAACTCCATAAGCGATACCTTCCTATGTCACGGCTAACGGAGCTCTGGAAGCCATACATTGCGAGCTCGGAGCTACCCCCACTGATCGATTTCAACGTCCTACGGTCTAGACGTCGCCTCCACAACTCTATCTCAGAAGTCTTGCTACCCAGCGGGGAAGTGGTTATCTTCAAGAGTGTCATTCGGGTCGTCGCTAGCATGTATCATGAGATGCGTGAGCTCCTGCGGATGCCCCCGCATCCCAACATCATGAGCCGACCGCAGTACATTGTCACTCGCCGGGTCTCAGGTGCTGAGCAACCAATTGTGTGCGGTTTCATACTCAGGTATTTGCCTGGCGGATCCCTTCTTGAGTGGCTCACAACAAACCAGTCCGAGCCGGCCGTTtaccatcctctcctcctgcaaACCAAGATAAAATGGATCCGGCAAATCATCTTGGCCCTTGGACATCTCTATGGCCCCGCAAAATCCTTTCATTCGGCTCTACGGCCCGATAACATAGTCATAGACGAGAACGACAACATTGTGCTGGTCGACTTTGAGCAACGTGGTTCCTCCCGCCGATGGCAAGCGCCCCCGTTGTGGCGGGAAGACAGGCTCAGCCAGGTCGCTGCAGACAACCCCGACTGGGCCGAAAGTCGA ATCCTAGCCACACAGGACTTGTACGGCATCGGCACTCGGACTGGGACGTATTGCCAGTGGATTGCAACTTTGGTTGCCGGCATCGCGCTCCCGGAAGAAGCGGTCTCGatccaaaccaccaccatctgctTTCAGTGCGCCGTCTTGGGGGCTCTTGTCGTCATTACCCTGCGCGGGAGCATTGCACAGCCAGGAGTGCTCATTATTGTGCCGCTCGTGTTTGGCGGGTTCGTGGCTACCCAGACGTTTGAGCAAGGGACCACCAACCTGGTCGGCCTCACTGGTGCTGCTTCTCTCAACAGCTACGGCACTCATGGACGCC TCCGTGAATACTGGATCCACCaagccaacaccctcgccctctcccatCCCTGCCCCTTCGCCGCCTTTGGCAGTGTTATcgtcaaccacaccaccggcAACCCCCAAGGAACTCTGATCTGCACAGGCGCCAACCAAAACTCTCGCACGGGTAATCCAACTCTTCACGGCGAGATGGCAGCTATAAGCAATTGCTCCTCACTTTTTGTGTCGTCTGCGTACAACATGACACCCGCCGAGTCACTCGCGGCGTTCAAGCAACTAACGCTATACACCAACGCGGAAAGCTGCCCTATGTGTGCTGCTGCGGTGAGGTGGGCGGGGCTTAGGGAGTATATCTATGGGGTTTCCATCAAAGAGCTGATAGAGCTGGGATGGGGACAGTTGGACATTGGCAGCGAAGAGGTTATTGGGAGTGGAGTTGGGATGAGGGATAAGGATCCGGAGGTGGTACttgggggagtggggagggaggaaagtAAGAGGCAGTTTGGGTGGCAGTGTGCTGGGGGTGAGTGTCCGGCAGGTTgtgaaaggggggaagggattGGGGACTGTTTGCCggttgagaggggggttgtatGA
- a CDS encoding hypothetical protein (COG:P; EggNog:ENOG503NUMR) encodes MAAPQTNGINPAEATNNETAPLIPHHSHNHNHHHRTPTLFPIPHEGESGRTGFHPSHFFLVLWRSSSPISSFVNLLFPFVIAAFISRIFFSPSHPLWTFALSYIGMIPSANLLGFAGQELARKMPKVAGILIETTFGSIVEIILFVVLIINHDEKEEGGNMVPIIQAAILGSILTNLLLCLGVCFFVGGIRHVSQRFHAIVSEVGSGLLLVAAFGLLIPSAFYSALKSEAKTVEVVIGEGVKVVVPLEHSDDFTLGKLENDVLQISRATSVALILSFFMYIWYCASSQHSIFDEVIEADEHRDADREADMEKPKFTATEAVIALLLSLACVTALLIFLVDEIEHVVHSGVPDQFLGLILLPLVEKAAEHLTAIDEAWDGVINVALYHCLGPSIQTALFNGPLVVIVGWTLGKPMDLNFEIFMIGLLVLSILVISNFLRDGESNWLEGALLVIVYAITAIACWYYPNPDVASSNSLQQLELINGTVANTIEGLRQAFAGV; translated from the exons ATGGCAGCTCCCCAAACAAACGGCATCAACCCAGCCGAAGCCACCAACAATGAAACcgcccccctcatcccccaccacagccacaatcacaaccaccaccaccgcaccCCAActctcttccccatccctcatGAAGGTGAATCCGGCCGCACAGGcttccacccttcccacttcttcctcgtcctctggcGCAGCTCgtcccccatctccagcttcgtcaacctcctcttccccttcgtCATCGCCGCCTTCATCTCCcgcatcttcttctccccctcccacccactATGGACCTTCGCCCTAAGCTACATAGGCATGATCCCCTCTGCCAACCTCCTCGGTTTTGCCGGACAAGAGCTCGCGAGAAAGATGCCCAAGGTTGCCGGGATTCTAATCGAGACAACATTCGGCTCGATCGTGGAGATTATCCTCTTTGTGGTCTTGATCATCAACCATGATgagaaagaggaaggggggaacATGGTCCCTATCATCCAGGCGGCGATCTTGGGGAGTATCCTCACCAACCTGCTCTTGTGCTTGGGAGTCTGCTTTTTCGTCGGCGGGATAAGGCATGTCAGCCAGAGGTTCCACGCGATTGTGTCAGAGGTTGGAAGCGGGTTGTTGCTTGTGGCCGCGTTTGGGCTTTTGATCCCTAGCGCGTTTTACTCTGCGCTCAAGTCGGAGgcgaagacggtggaggtggtaattggggagggggtgaaagTTGTTGTGCCTTTGGAGCATAGTGATGATTTCACATTGGGGAAATTGGAAAATGATGTCCTTCAAATCAGCAGGGCGACGTCTGTTGCGTTGATTCTGAGCTTTTTCATGTACATCTGGTACTGCGCAAGCAGTCAGCACAGCATCTTTGACGAGGTGATCGAGGCGGATGAGCACAGGGATGCCGATCGGGAGGCAGATATGGAGAAGCCAAAGTTTACTGCTACCGAGGCGGTGATAGCTTTGCTTCTGTCGTTGGCGTGTGTCACGGCTTTGCTGATATTCCTGGTCGATGAGATTGAACATGTGGTGCATAGCGGAGTGCCGGATCAGTTCTTGGGTTTGATCTTGTTGCCGTTGGTTGAAAAAGCAGCGGAGCATTTGACTGCAATCGACGAGGCTTGGG ATGGTGTGATCAATGTTGCGCTGTATCACTGCCTGGGACCCTCCATCCAGACAGCGCTCTTCAATGGCCCACTGGTGGTCATCGTTGGATGGACTTTGGGCAAGCCCATGGATCTCAACTTTGAGATATTCATGATCGGGTTGCTTGTCTTGTCGATCCTAGTAATAAGCAACTTCCTGCGAGATGGGGAGTCCAACTGGCTCGAGGGTGCTCTTCTTGTG ATCGTCTATGCCATCACAGCAATTGCCTGCTGGTACTATCCCAATCCCGACGTAGCATCATCCAACAGTCTACAACAACTGGAACTAATCAACGGAACTGTCGCAAATACCATCGAGGGGTTGAGGCAAGCATTTGCCGGAGTGTAA
- a CDS encoding hypothetical protein (COG:S; EggNog:ENOG503NYXU) has protein sequence MVGGIKSLMICASAALAACTPTPPTPIVRKEWRTLTTSEKAEYINAVKCILAKPALTPESSPPTGHGVISRYDNLVYTHIQQTMQVHYVGHFLAWHRLFTATYEKMLRNECGYTGAQPYWDWTLDAADITASPVFDPVTGFGGNGPWVPSDPTSWMPPVPGRTGGGCVVDGPFAGINDLVHLGPESSLVYNPQCLKRDLAPSFASMYLGMNQTQLTLSQPDFGWFNAVVEGSPSFDASGVHGGGHFGVGGTFGQMGDLYTSPADPIFHLHHANLDRLWWSWQSLNLPARLSDISGPSIIMDPTSPNVTLAHPLSVGVSGVDTTVGDVMKIDACGTGGSMCYTYDSLYTLL, from the exons ATGGTTGGCGGCATCAAGAGCCTCATGATTTGTGCCTCTGCTGCTTTGGCCGCATGcacacccactcctcccacgcCCATCGTCCGCAAGGAATG GCGTACTCTCACCACTTCCGAGAAGGCAGAGTACATCAATGCCGTCAAATGCATACTCGCCAAACCAGCCCTCACCCCAGAGAGTTCACCCCCAACCGGTCACGGTGTCATCAGCCGCTACGATAACCTAGTCTACACCCACATCCAGCAAACCATGCAGGTCCACTACGTCGGCCACTTCCTCGCCTGGCACAGACTCTTCACAGCCACATACGAGAAGATGCTCCGCAACGAGTGCGGCTACACCGGCGCCCAACCATACTGGGACTGGACCCTCGACGCAGccgacatcaccgcctcGCCCGTCTTCGACCCCGTGACAGGGTTCGGGGGCAACGGCCCATGGGTTCCTAGTGACCCCACCTCATGGATGCCACCTGTCCCAGGGCGCACCGGAGGAGGCTGTGTGGTGGATGGTCCCTTTGCGGGGATCAACGACCTGGTCCACTTGGGCCCTGAGAGCTCTCTAGTGTATAACCCGCAGTGCTTGAAGAGAGATCTTGCTCCTTCGTTTGCGTCGATGTACCTGGGGATGAACCAGACACAGCTCACACTGAGCCAGCCCGACTTTGGGTGGTTCAACGCCGTTGTTGAAGGGTCCCCCAGCTTTGATGCTTCAGGTGTGCACGGTGGTGGGCATTTCGGCGTTGGTGGAACGTTTG GTCAAATGGGTGACTTGTACACCTCGCCAGCTGATCCAATTTTCCACCTGCATCACGCAAATCTGGACAGACTGTGGTGGTCGTGGCAGAGCTTGAACCTGCCGGCAAGACTGAGTGATATCTCGGGGCCGTCTATCATCATGgaccccacctcccccaacgtTACCTTGGCTCATCCGTTGTCAGTGGGTGTCAGCGGAGTTGATACCACCGTTGGGGACGTCATGAAGATCGATGCTTGTGGGACGGGCGGCAGCATGTGCTACACATACGACTCTCTTTACACCCTGCTATGA
- a CDS encoding hypothetical protein (EggNog:ENOG503PD2M) yields the protein MDEETLLRKRPSEVSIEVLDPEHYHTLVKAIRNILSTELAELSIAQLIDGLPLMISVFESRGCLVGKGHPLLEHETLCDGALQQAKQLRDGFDPAVLSFSSKIMQAYQSSEIGSREFKMRLVELTAVSIHNIAVALFAHHPKLHSQEDIDATVSWVLPPRWIEHDGLKPRWEKDIEPHPTLFYHVNYLDYDRYTHGLADVAGYWAEDRIFGGVVLFDRGESAYECNDIYLHSGRVKAPSRIWKLLDSQFEGLVDFLMSADISTQEPPISFPILATRENLHRHDAWDAIALHNIYRDPWERKFPHTKPEEWRDVRSIGDHPELQDAFDAITSYKPEKPVKVKLTYDERGLPVVTKCSRDLEASEDELSQASSSGKRRRIGADNSGETPPQQLSPPRLGSPPPLDSPPPLSSPPRLDSPEAVELPSSPGRSGASKPEQ from the exons ATGGATGAAGAAacgttgttgaggaagaggcctTCCGAGGTCTCCATCGAAGTCCTTGATCCTGAACACTACCACACACTCGTCAAAGCGATTAGAAACATCCTTTCAACAGAGCTGGCAGAGCTGAGCATAGCACAGCTTATTGATGGCCTTCCATTGATGATCTCGGTTTTCGAGAGCCGCGGGTGTCTTGTCGGGAAAGGCCATCCATTACTGGAACACGAGACCCTTTGCGATGGCGCTCTGCAGCAGGCAAAGCAATTGCGCGACGGATTCGACCCGGCtgttctttccttttcttccaag ATCATGCAAGCATATCAAAGCTCAGAAATCGGGTCTCGAGAATTCAAGATGCGACTGGTGGAACTGACTGCCGTTTCCATCCACAACATAGCGGTGGCTCTATTTGCACATCATCCCAAGCTACATAGTCAGGAGGACATCGACGCCACTGTGTCCTGGGTCCTTCCGCCTCGGTGGATAGAGCACGATGGCCTCAAACCGCGCTGGGAAAAAGACATTGAACCCCACCCGACGCTCTTTTACCATGTAAATTATCTTGATTACGACCGCTACACCCACGGCCTTGCTGATGTAGCTGGATACTGGGCAGAGGATCGCATatttggtggtgtcgttCTGTTTGACAGAGGCGAATCCGCATACGAG TGCAACGATATATACCTTCATTCCGGAAGAGTCAAAGCACCCTCTCGTATTTGGAAGCTCCTTGACTCTCAGTTCGAGGGCTTAGTTGACTTCCTCATGTCCGCTGATATTAGCACACAAGAACCACCCATATCTTTTCCCATTCTCGCCACCAGAGAAAATCTCCATCGCCACGACGCCTGGGATGCGATTGCTCTGCACAACATTTACAGAGACCCCTGGGAACGCAAGTTCCCTCACACAAAACCCGAAGAGTGGAGGGACGTGCGGTCAATAGGAGATCACCCAGAGCTGCAGGACGCTTTCGATGCAATCACCAGCTACAAGCCGGAGAAACCGGTGAAAGTCAAACTGACATATGACGAGAGGGGATTGCCGGTTGTAACGAAGTGTTCTAGGGACTTGGAGGCCTCAGAAGACGAGCTGTCGCAGGCATCATCCAGCGGCAAGCGCAGGAGGATTGGAGCGGACAACTCGGGAGAAACACCACCGCAGCAGCTCTCCCCCCCACGCCTGGGCTCTCCACCTCCGTTAGACTCCCCGCCACCTCTCAGTTCGCCTCCTCGACTCGATTCACCAGAGGCCGTAGAGTTGCCGTCTTCGCCTGGTCGGAGTGGTGCAAGCAAACCGGAGCAGTAG
- a CDS encoding hypothetical protein (EggNog:ENOG503P9DD), translating to MHPLRALLLTSSLALAHPSPDTGEDFPEDETPLPNRLNKVETAFRDAIELTSVVLSVIETDKTIYQHYFSPDDREEITRIFRDLNNNGEGHEMLGNFLVQTTDLDNACGDRGLAYSGDYNTDRPFIVICPRAFNKKAINDLEGKDRGDEDARAFYAGCAEDGGDIGDHVSFHFNTLGMTLLHEYLHYDLIIGASFGSIVDDPDGQPGYGPVAVYDRLPKELARVNADSYAYYAAEVYWSLICQKEFQAPREGVDDADPDCGDQACET from the exons ATGCATCCCCTCCGAGCCCTCCTGCTCACCTCGAGTCTGGCTCTTGCCCACCCCAGC CCCGACACCGGCGAGGACTTCCCCGAAGAcgaaacccccctccccaaccgtcTCAACAAAGTCGAAACCGCCTTCCGCGACGCCATCGAGCTCACCTCCGTCGTCCTCTCCGTCATTGAAACCGACAAGACCATCTATCAGCACTACTTCTCCCCAGATGATCGCGAAGAAATCACCCGCATCTTCCGCGACTTGAACAACAACGGCGAGGGCCATGAAATGCTAGGGAATTTCCTCGTGCAGACTACTGATCTTGACAATGCTTGTGGCGACCGTGGACTGGCATACTCGGGTGACTATAATACTGATCGCCCTTTCATCGTGATCTGTCCTAGGGCGTTTAACAAGAAGGCGATTAATGACTTGGAAGGGAAAGACCGTGGAGATGAGGACGCGAGGGCCTTTTATGCGGGTTGtgcggaggatgggggggatatTGGGGATCACGTCAGCTTT CACTTCAACACTCTTGGCATGACGCTCTTGCATGAGTACCTGCACTATGACCTGATCATCGGGGCTTCCTTTGGGTCTATTGTTGACGACCCTGATGGACAGCCAGGTTATGGGCCTGTTGCTGTTTATGATCGGTTGCCTAAGGagttggcgagggtgaatgCTGATAGCTATGCTTATTACGCAGCG GAGGTGTACTGGTCTTTGATCTGCCAGAAGGAGTTCCAGGCCCCGcgtgagggtgttgatgatgccgatcCTGATTGCGGTGACCAAGCCTGCGAGACTTGA
- a CDS encoding hypothetical protein (EggNog:ENOG503PNSN) encodes MSSPTTTPPSLPKVHIKITLTPPTHSFTTCSLPPLLTLTITSTVPHPITLFTFNHPLSLPSALTNRTITTHALPSRQKVETCSLCVNRPAITRIRGDADEAFYLNLCPDTPVELSTPFGRGGGVNKVRPVPKAVAEKGWEVDDEGRERKVRRSVQPTGVDGLEPGVEYEVGLDRESLGGMWWAGVEKGEVLVEERTGKGRYMQDYGGWVRGGGVEWAVEEGVVKVEE; translated from the coding sequence atgtcttccccaaccaccactcccccctccctccccaaagtCCACATTAAAATCACCCtcacacccccaacccactccttcaccacctgctccctaccccccctcctAACCCTCACCAtaacctccaccgtccctcaccccatcaccctcttcaccttcaaccaccccttatccctcccctccgccctcaccaaccGCACAATCACAACccacgccctcccctcccgccaaAAAGTCGAAACCTGCTCCCTCTGCGTCAACCGCCCCGCGATCACGCGCATCAGGGGCGATGCAGACGAGGCATTCTACCTGAATCTGTGCCCCGACACACCGGTTGAGTTGTCAACCCCgtttgggagaggtggtggtgtgaatAAGGTGCGGCCTGTGCCCAAGGCTGTGGCGGAGaaagggtgggaggtggatgatgaggggagggagaggaaggtgagaAGGTCGGTGCAGCCTacgggggtggatgggttggagcCGGGGGTAGAGTATGAGGTTGGGTTAGATAGGGagagtttgggggggatgtggtgggcTGGcgtggaaaagggggaggttttggttgaggagaggacagggaaggggaggtatATGCAGGATTATGGTGGGTGGGTtagggggggtggggttgagtgggctgttgaggagggggtggtcaaggttgaggagtaG
- a CDS encoding hypothetical protein (COG:S; EggNog:ENOG503P591) encodes MEETPSEFFLLFSSPLITGCNVSTSPYTSRSDSTMSSNHPEQTFPHLHNAVIGNLNNILEPRPYFKRGSREILSNFTKKYSTFVMANFTCENSQCSKAGWRSGKVTILIRGYENNGYHATIFNQRCERCKKFGSLELDESAYIDRVCYRLKKWAGISMEMRSSREPKKMPPHKNDLCEGCRKGFCEG; translated from the coding sequence ATGGAGGAGACGCCATCAGAGTTCTTTCTTCTGTTTTCATCTCCACTGATCACTGGATGCAACGTCTCTACCAGTCCATACACCTCCCGTTCCGACTCGACCATGAGCTCCAACCACCCCGAGCAGACATTCCCCCACCTTCACAATGCTGTCATTGGCAACTTAAACAACATTCTTGAGCCAAGACCTTACTTCAAACGAGGGAGCCGTGAAATCCTCAGCAATTTTACCAAAAAATACTCCACCTTTGTGATGGCCAACTTCACATGTGAAAATTCTCAATGTTCCAAGGCTGGCTGGAGGAGCGGAAAGGTCACCATTCTGATCCGGGGCTACGAAAACAACGGATATCATGCCACTATTTTCAACCAGCGATGCGAACGATGCAAGAAATTTGGCAGTTTGGAGTTGGATGAGTCTGCCTACATTGACCGAGTCTGTTATCGACTCAAAAAATGGGCCGGGATCAGCATGGAAATGCGAAGCTCAAGGGAACCGAAAAAAATGCCGCCTCACAAGAATGACCTATGTGAAGGGTGCAGAAAAGGGTTTTGTGAAGGCTGA
- a CDS encoding hypothetical protein (EggNog:ENOG503NX8Q; COG:S): MDRGANWEHGALTAANPGETHVLSTTIGDTAPDYKSVIVPYLRERVPEFRRLDRLRQQGWENPAGDRFFQAQRSNADNIDDQHSSQFHFGLMQKIASELHNATDGCFTTVTKPGAILDVCAAPGGFLAAAMALNDPDLRVRACTLPFSQGGYKVLLPHENNDAIDINYCDVTMLAEDFGVKIEEIPASHPDHNKFMPRQFTIDEQYDIAICDGHVLRTQERASYREKRESIRLQNGSFVLALEHLRPGGTFIALLHKIEMWRIACLLQTMSRFSDVRVYKPKCGHAKRSSFYMIAKDVQSHSSEAKEAIKTWKNIWYVATFGTDQEVYQAIKDSGPSAEELLADFGPQLITLGRPVWLTQAKALAKAPFIKKQK, translated from the exons ATGGACAGAGGAGCAAACTGGGAACATGGCGCCTTGACCGCAGCTAATCCTGGAGAAACACACGTCCTTTCAACCACCATAGGGGACACTGCGCCGGACTACAAGAGCGTCATTGTCCCGTACCTACGAGAGAGAGTCCCAGAGTTCCGAAGGCTTGATCGTCTTCGCCAGCAG GGTTGGGAGAACCCAGCCGGGGACAGATTCTTCCAGGCCCAACGCTCCAATGCCGACAACATCGACGATCAACACTCCTCTCAGTTTCACTTTGGCCTCATGCAGAAAATCGCCTCCGAGCTTCACAATGCCACAGATGGTTGCTTCACTACAGTTACCAAGCCTGGTGCGATTCTGGATGTCTGTGCCGCACCAGGTGGCTTTCTTGCCGCTGCCATGGCCCTAAACGACCCCGACCTTCGAGTACGAGCTTGTACCCTTCCCTTCTCGCAGGGCGGTTACAAGGTTTTGTTGCCTCACGAGAATAACGATGCCATCGACATCAACTACTGTGACGTCACAATGCTAGCAGAAGATTTCGGCGTGAAGATTGAAGAGATTCCCGCTTCGCACCCCGATCACAACAAGTTCATGCCTCGCCAGTTCACCATCGACGAGCAATACGATATCGCAATCTGTGACGGGCACGTCCTCCGCACCCAAGAGAGAGCAAGCTACCGAGAGAAGCGGGAGTCAATCAGGCTGCAAAACGGTTCTTTTGTGTTGGCCTTGGAGCATTTGCGTCCAGGAGGAACATTCATCGCATTGTTACACAAGATCGAGATGTGGAGGATCGCCTGCTTGTTGCAAACAATGTCCAGGTTCTCTGACGTTCGTGTGTACAAGCCAAAGTGTGGCCACGCGAAAAGGTCTTCGTTTTACATGATTGCAAAAGATGTTCAAAGTCACTCGAGCGAAGCCAAGGAGGCAATCAAGACGTGGAAGAATATCTGGTATGTGGCTACTTTTGGAACCGATCAAGAGGTGTATCAGGCTATCAAGGACAGTGGTCCATCTGCTGAAGAACTGCTGGCCGACTTTGGTCCTCAACTCATCACACTGGGGCGTCCGGTTTGGTTGACTCAAGCCAAGGCTCTGGCAAAGGCACCAttcatcaagaagcagaaaTAA
- a CDS encoding hypothetical protein (COG:E; EggNog:ENOG503NYS9) — MLKRYPFTTTTHHHHHLKTQPNKTQFTMANHANVSGAKSSTLSTLSTEDQFYTDIASKNVEPLWTVLNKMVPPKPNPSSVVTAWPYEDLRPVLMQSGIVVSAEEAERRVLMLVNPAMQAPYTTDTIYAGLQLILPGETAPAHRHVAFALRFIVEGSRGFTAVEGQKLMMERGDVILTPSWHWHDHGSEGDGPMVWLDGLDLPVYRFLPVNFAENYEEARYPSELSDNSNWKLPWAPVQAVLDENKETETYARYDYKSGEHGKHLSKTISGQAERINAGATTKKVRETVSFVYHVYEGEGYSTIVSPEGKEEKVQWKGKDTFAVPAWSTISHTCTQECGSAYLFAVNDRPMVESLGLYKRQELK; from the coding sequence ATGTTGAAGCGATATCCATTCACGACGAcaacccaccatcatcaccacctcaagACACAACCAAACAAGACCCAATTTACAATGGCAAACCACGCCAATGTTTCCGGGGCCAAGAGCTCAACCCTCTCAACACTCTCAACAGAAGACCAGTTCTACACCGACATCGCCTCCAAAAATGTCGAGCCCCTCTGGACCGTCCTCAACAAGATGGTTCCACCGAAGCCAAACCCCAGCTCGGTGGTCACCGCCTGGCCCTACGAAGACCTCCGACCCGTGCTCATGCAAAGCGGGATTGTCGTTTCAGCAGAGGAGGCAGAGCGTCGTGTACTCATGCTGGTAAACCCTGCCATGCAGGCACCCTACACCACCGACACCATCTACGCCGGTCTTCAGCTCATCCTGCCAGGAGAAACCGCCCCTGCTCACAGGCACGTGGCCTTTGCCCTGAGGTTCATCGTCGAGGGATCTCGCGGTTTTACcgcggtggaggggcagaagctgatgatggagcGTGGAGATGTCATTCTCACCCCGTCTTGGCACTGGCATGACCACGGCAGTGAAGGTGATGGGCCGATGGTGTGGTTGGACGGGCTGGACTTGCCCGTGTACCGCTTCCTCCCTGTGAACTTTGCGGAGAACTACGAGGAGGCTAGATATCCCAGTGAGCTGTCAGACAACAGCAACTGGAAGCTCCCCTGGGCTCCGGTGCAAGCTGTGTTGGATGAGAATAAGGAGACTGAAACTTATGCGCGGTATGACTACAAGTCCGGGGAGCATGGGAAGCACCTGTCCAAGACTATTTCTGGGCAGGCGGAAAGAATCAACGCCggggccaccaccaagaaggtgagggagacggtGTCATTTGTGTATCATGTGTATGAAGGAGAGGGGTACTCGACTATTGTCTCGCcagagggaaaggaggagaaggttcAGTGGAAGGGCAAGGACACTTTTGCTGTTCCAGCGTGGAGCACAATCTCTCATACTTGCACGCAAGAGTGCGGGAGTGCGTATCTGTTTGCTGTTAATGACAGACCGATGGTTGAGTCTTTGGGATTGTACAAGAGACAAGAGCTGAAGTAG